Below is a window of Campylobacter concisus DNA.
AATACAAATGAAAAGGAAAGATAATGGGAATATTGGATAAGAAAAATGGATTTGCATTTGTAAACAATGCCAACATTGCAGCAAGCAGCAATGTGGAAGAATTTATAAACTCTGGTGCTGCAGATAGTAATGAAAAGAAAAAAAGCAATGCTGGACGCCCCAAAAAAACAGGTGAAAAACCGGTCTCGGTTGCAATATATCTTATGCCAAGCGAGAAAGAAAGACTAGAAAATGAAGCAAAAGCTCAGTTTATGAGCTTGTCTGGGTATCTAAAATTGAAGATTTTAGCATGACCACATGTAGGTTATGGCTATACCGTAAAGAAATAGAGATAATTAAAACAATCCCCAAAGACAACAAGCAGATGTGTCTATCTGTTAAAATCTTTTTTATTAAGACTATTAGTTTTTTTGCTATCAATATTTGTTGTATTTTCTACAACCTTTTGTCTGGCTTGTAAAATTTGAGCTTTGCTTGAGTCAGTTTTATTTTGTTTTAGATTAACATCTTTTGTTTGCGAGGATGGAGCAACAACTTTTGTGTTACTTCTGGAAAGAATTTTATATTCAGTCTTTTTCTTTTCAGCTTCACTAAGGGGAGTTAATTCAACTTCTCTCTTTCCTTCTACAGAACAATCCCACACATTCCTATAAAGAGTTTTTTCGCACCATTGTTTAGTTTTTTTATCATAAATTTTCTTTACAATCGGTTCCTGAGCAGTTACTGCAAACCTAGCATAATCTCCATTTGTAATATTATAATCTTCCATTAACTGCCTTAAATGCTTGCCCCAAAGAATAGTTTCTTTCCCTTTACTTGTCTCAAATTTAACATAATACGACTCTTCGGTATGCTCATCTAGTGAAAAATTATATTTTGCTTCACCATATCCAGTTATCTTATAATGATGTGGCTTGTGTCCATCCCAAACATCCGGGAATTTATTCTTAGAAAATTTCTTATTTTTATAAGAAAAATTTGTTGCTTTATATCCCAAATCGGTTAAATTTTTCGCAAACTCATCACGCATCATATCCAAATCAGCTGGGGAAATTTTAATTCTTTTTCCATTACAATCAACACTTTTTAAGTCCAAATGGCAATGA
It encodes the following:
- a CDS encoding relaxase/mobilization nuclease domain-containing protein, producing the protein MSHKLKSYLDDENFLKAKKIWSEFEKKQRKYFASPQSFKDKIWNKYLLSKGFISQKFTKSEREHTTKLLTKRRGYNSQVLIKITGKDQNFNQLKSHIKYISRDGLLDVFINDPLESDNEIFINDINEIAATFQDGVYDIPNKHDVEKLKLKEKNEVVHMVFSMKGENNIPVEEIKNAAIKTIKERFVNNHFILAVHNDTDNPHCHLDLKSVDCNGKRIKISPADLDMMRDEFAKNLTDLGYKATNFSYKNKKFSKNKFPDVWDGHKPHHYKITGYGEAKYNFSLDEHTEESYYVKFETSKGKETILWGKHLRQLMEDYNITNGDYARFAVTAQEPIVKKIYDKKTKQWCEKTLYRNVWDCSVEGKREVELTPLSEAEKKKTEYKILSRSNTKVVAPSSQTKDVNLKQNKTDSSKAQILQARQKVVENTTNIDSKKTNSLNKKDFNR